From Actinoplanes oblitus, a single genomic window includes:
- a CDS encoding discoidin domain-containing protein — protein sequence MAATLVMCLIAGIAVALHRPGPAGPPATPDPHAGHIMPRAVPVAVTTPLPLPRTGWVVTADSGQSTAARVLDGDSATAWLSGTGALPHRLTLDTGNRVAVSGLTYLPRPGIANGRIGQYRVETSDDGTTWGAPVATGTFADDATLKTVTFGTVITRYVRLTAVTEAGGRSTRSAAAEVNLLGGTDPALPRTGWAAVADSEETAAESGAAANALDGNTASIWHTAWSVAPPAALPHTFTVDMRVTNLVSGLSYLPRQDGTRNGLIGQYRIETSMDGALWAPSAATGAFLDSKDAQTVTFAPALARFVRLTALSEAGNRGPWSSAAEINLLGRPDPTLARTGWTVATDSEETAQENGRVANVLDGDPATIWHSAWSSTPPAPLPHTVTVDLHASTLVGGLAYLPRPAPAANGRIGRYEIATSTDGSTWTDRLTGGAFADSPARQTVIFPPATARYVRLTALSEAGNRGPWSSAAELDLLGPSGSVVAKRGVWSAPVGFPLVPVAAAQLPNGKILTWSAFRPDSFSGGTGQTLTATYDPATGVVTQRMVTDTGHDMFCPGIATLPDGRVVVTGGNNSEKTSIYDPATDAWTAGPAMTTPRGYQASATLGDGRVFTIGGSWSGGWGGYNGSPHKAGEVWSPSAGWTALPGADAAPMLTADANPNGDYRKDNHAWLFAWSGGKVLQAGPSKAMNWYTTSGTGGVSPAGTRGDDADAMNGNAVMFDTGKILTVGGAPSYENNNATANAYVVSIDGTSVTTRKVAPMANARAFHNSVVLPDGKVAVFGGENYPVPFSDNTAVLSAELFDPVTESFSTLSPAAIPRTYHSVALLMPDGRVFTGGGGLCGEGCATNHFDAEIFTPPYLLTEDGKPAARPSITTAPATAANGATITVGTDKAVKSFAIVRMGTATHSVDTDQRRLSLAPTAVTGGYRLTIPADPGIAVPGYWMLFALDAKGVPSIAKTIHIG from the coding sequence ATGGCGGCCACCCTGGTCATGTGTTTGATAGCCGGGATCGCCGTGGCACTGCACCGGCCCGGGCCGGCCGGCCCGCCGGCCACGCCGGATCCGCACGCCGGGCACATCATGCCGCGGGCCGTGCCGGTGGCGGTGACCACACCGCTGCCGCTGCCGCGGACCGGCTGGGTGGTGACGGCGGACAGCGGGCAGTCGACGGCCGCCCGGGTGCTCGACGGGGACAGCGCCACCGCGTGGCTCAGCGGGACCGGCGCCCTGCCGCACCGGCTGACTCTGGACACCGGCAACCGGGTGGCGGTCAGCGGGCTCACCTACCTGCCGCGGCCGGGCATCGCGAACGGGCGGATCGGCCAGTACCGGGTGGAGACCAGCGACGACGGGACGACGTGGGGCGCACCGGTGGCCACCGGCACGTTCGCCGACGACGCGACACTCAAGACCGTCACGTTCGGCACGGTGATCACGCGGTACGTCCGGCTGACAGCGGTGACCGAGGCGGGCGGGCGCAGCACCCGCTCGGCGGCCGCCGAGGTCAACCTGCTCGGCGGCACCGATCCGGCGCTGCCCCGGACCGGGTGGGCCGCGGTGGCCGACAGCGAGGAGACCGCCGCCGAGAGCGGCGCCGCGGCGAACGCCCTGGACGGGAACACCGCCTCCATCTGGCACACCGCCTGGAGTGTGGCGCCGCCCGCCGCGCTGCCGCACACGTTCACCGTGGACATGCGGGTCACCAACCTGGTGTCCGGGCTGAGCTACCTGCCCCGGCAGGACGGCACCCGCAACGGGCTGATCGGCCAGTACCGGATCGAGACCAGCATGGACGGCGCGCTCTGGGCGCCGTCCGCGGCCACCGGCGCGTTCCTGGACAGCAAGGACGCGCAGACGGTGACCTTCGCGCCGGCGCTGGCCCGGTTCGTCCGGCTGACCGCGCTCAGCGAGGCCGGCAACCGCGGCCCGTGGAGCAGCGCCGCCGAGATCAACCTGCTCGGCCGGCCCGACCCGACGCTGGCCCGCACCGGCTGGACGGTGGCCACCGACAGCGAGGAGACCGCCCAGGAGAACGGGCGGGTGGCCAACGTGCTGGACGGCGACCCGGCCACCATCTGGCACAGCGCGTGGAGCAGCACGCCGCCCGCGCCGCTGCCGCACACGGTGACCGTCGACCTGCACGCGTCGACGCTGGTCGGCGGCCTCGCCTACCTGCCGCGCCCGGCCCCGGCGGCCAACGGCCGGATCGGCCGCTACGAGATCGCCACCTCCACCGACGGCAGCACCTGGACCGACCGGCTGACCGGTGGCGCGTTCGCGGACAGCCCGGCCCGCCAGACGGTGATCTTCCCGCCCGCGACGGCCCGGTACGTCCGGCTGACCGCGCTCAGCGAGGCCGGCAACCGCGGCCCGTGGAGCAGCGCCGCCGAGCTGGATCTGCTCGGCCCGAGCGGATCGGTCGTCGCGAAGCGCGGCGTGTGGAGCGCGCCGGTCGGCTTCCCGCTGGTCCCGGTGGCCGCCGCGCAGCTGCCCAACGGCAAGATCCTCACCTGGTCGGCGTTCCGGCCGGACTCGTTCAGCGGCGGCACCGGGCAGACCCTGACCGCCACCTACGACCCGGCGACCGGGGTGGTCACCCAGCGGATGGTCACCGACACCGGGCACGACATGTTCTGCCCCGGCATCGCCACGCTGCCGGACGGCCGGGTCGTGGTGACCGGCGGCAACAACAGCGAGAAGACCAGCATCTACGACCCGGCCACGGACGCCTGGACGGCCGGGCCGGCGATGACCACCCCGCGTGGCTACCAGGCCAGCGCGACGCTGGGCGACGGCCGGGTGTTCACCATCGGCGGTTCGTGGAGCGGTGGCTGGGGCGGCTACAACGGCAGCCCGCACAAGGCCGGTGAGGTGTGGTCGCCGTCGGCCGGGTGGACCGCGCTGCCCGGTGCCGACGCCGCGCCGATGCTGACCGCCGACGCCAATCCGAACGGCGACTACCGCAAGGACAACCACGCGTGGCTGTTCGCCTGGTCCGGCGGCAAGGTGCTGCAGGCCGGGCCGAGCAAGGCGATGAACTGGTACACCACCAGCGGCACCGGCGGGGTGAGCCCGGCCGGGACGCGGGGTGACGACGCCGACGCGATGAACGGCAACGCCGTCATGTTCGACACCGGCAAGATCCTGACGGTGGGCGGGGCGCCGAGTTACGAGAACAACAACGCCACCGCCAACGCGTACGTGGTCAGCATCGACGGGACCTCGGTGACCACCCGCAAGGTCGCACCGATGGCGAACGCCCGCGCCTTCCACAACAGCGTGGTGCTGCCGGACGGCAAGGTGGCGGTCTTCGGCGGGGAGAACTATCCGGTGCCGTTCTCGGACAACACCGCGGTGCTCAGCGCCGAGCTGTTCGACCCGGTGACCGAGTCGTTCAGCACGCTGTCACCGGCGGCGATCCCGCGGACCTACCACAGCGTGGCGCTGCTGATGCCGGACGGCCGGGTCTTCACCGGTGGTGGCGGGCTGTGCGGCGAGGGGTGCGCGACGAACCACTTCGACGCGGAGATCTTCACGCCGCCGTACCTGCTCACCGAGGACGGCAAGCCGGCCGCCCGGCCGTCGATCACCACGGCCCCGGCCACCGCGGCGAACGGTGCCACCATCACGGTCGGCACCGACAAGGCGGTGAAGTCGTTCGCCATCGTCCGGATGGGCACCGCCACCCACAGCGTCGACACCGACCAGCGGCGCCTGTCGCTGGCACCGACGGCGGTCACCGGCGGTTACCGGCTGACCATCCCGGCCGACCCGGGCATCGCCGTGCCGGGTTACTGGATGCTGTTCGCCCTGGACGCCAAGGGCGTCCCGAGCATCGCCAAGACCATCCACATCGGCTGA